The Streptomyces sp. NBC_00691 genome has a segment encoding these proteins:
- a CDS encoding DUF2771 domain-containing protein, with translation MTVAFFSGSRRRAAVALGAVSAGLLVLSACDKPTPIATVTVGSDSIHSEAACYNDGDAIKESQIQQCLNKKAEKSITVAMDDKIRFGVDPEIADNGWTIFLGGQQAEPEPYKKTYRTIPASAFFSSQTGEATDNTQVTIVENTGKKLTGVWHFQLKKES, from the coding sequence ATGACCGTTGCGTTCTTCTCCGGCTCGCGCCGCCGGGCCGCCGTCGCCCTCGGGGCCGTCTCCGCCGGGCTCCTCGTTCTCTCCGCCTGCGACAAGCCGACTCCGATCGCGACCGTGACGGTCGGGTCCGACTCGATCCACTCAGAGGCCGCCTGCTACAACGACGGCGACGCCATCAAGGAGTCGCAGATCCAGCAGTGCCTCAACAAGAAGGCCGAGAAGTCCATCACCGTGGCGATGGACGACAAGATCCGCTTCGGGGTCGACCCCGAGATCGCGGACAACGGCTGGACCATCTTCCTCGGCGGCCAGCAGGCCGAGCCCGAGCCGTACAAGAAGACGTACCGGACCATTCCGGCCAGCGCCTTCTTCTCCAGCCAGACCGGCGAGGCCACCGACAACACCCAGGTGACCATCGTCGAGAACACCGGCAAGAAGCTGACCGGTGTCTGGCACTTCCAGCTGAAGAAGGAATCCTGA
- a CDS encoding futalosine hydrolase, with the protein MVHRILIVTAVAVEAESVSAGLGLHLGGPGPEPVPLPGGLSLLRHTGGDARTGTVVDVLVGGVGPAAVAASTGTALAYGALTGTTEPYAARAGSPEPHVSEPYAAANPYRLVVSAGIAGGFQPLAPLGSVVVSSAVVAADLGAQTPDGYLTVDELGFGRSVHPVPETLTGLISAALDAAGRPHTVAPVLTVSTVTGTADRASELAGRHPGAAAEAMEGFGVAEAAAAYGVPVVEIRAVSNAVGPRDRAAWRIGEALGALRDTFELLSLPLLTSTDFVEPSP; encoded by the coding sequence GTGGTCCACCGGATCCTGATCGTGACGGCCGTCGCGGTGGAGGCGGAATCCGTCTCCGCCGGCCTCGGCCTCCACCTCGGCGGCCCCGGGCCGGAGCCCGTGCCGCTGCCGGGGGGGCTCTCCCTGCTCCGTCACACGGGCGGGGACGCCCGCACCGGGACCGTCGTCGACGTGCTCGTCGGCGGGGTCGGACCCGCCGCCGTCGCGGCCTCGACCGGGACGGCGCTCGCGTACGGCGCACTCACCGGCACCACCGAGCCGTACGCCGCACGCGCCGGCTCGCCCGAGCCGCACGTCTCCGAGCCGTACGCCGCCGCGAACCCGTACCGTCTCGTCGTCTCCGCCGGGATCGCCGGCGGGTTCCAGCCCCTCGCGCCTCTCGGGTCCGTCGTCGTGTCGTCGGCCGTCGTGGCCGCCGACCTCGGCGCGCAGACCCCCGACGGGTACCTCACCGTCGACGAGCTCGGCTTCGGCCGGTCCGTCCATCCCGTGCCGGAGACCCTGACCGGCCTGATCTCCGCCGCCCTGGACGCCGCCGGCCGGCCGCACACCGTCGCGCCCGTGCTCACCGTCTCCACCGTCACCGGTACCGCCGACCGCGCGTCCGAGCTGGCCGGGCGCCATCCCGGAGCCGCCGCCGAGGCGATGGAGGGCTTCGGTGTCGCCGAGGCCGCCGCCGCGTACGGCGTGCCCGTGGTCGAGATCCGGGCCGTGTCGAACGCCGTCGGACCCCGCGACCGCGCCGCCTGGCGCATCGGCGAGGCCCTGGGCGCGCTCCGGGACACCTTCGAGCTGCTCAGCCTCCCGCTGCTCACCAGCACCGACTTCGTGGAGCCCTCGCCGTGA
- a CDS encoding DUF3027 domain-containing protein, giving the protein MSAATTRSGTPRTPRATRIPDRLCAEAVELAREAAEEAAAPGIVGAHVEVVAEGDRVVTHYFESKEPGYRGWRWAVTVTRASRAKNVTLDETVLLPGSDALLAPEWVPWSERLRPGDMGPGDLLPTEADDLRLEPGYSGEDAPPPNSVVSEELADHLDVEDAEIVARTPSRGAIAAVAEELGMRRARVLSRYGLHLAADRWEESFGARTPMAQAAPATCESCAFLVPLAGSLKQTFGICANEFAPADGRVVSLSYGCGGHSEAAIMPKPPRPAPPVLDSMGADAFPLRPAKDSGSTTEPDATSDDLGHS; this is encoded by the coding sequence GTGAGTGCTGCGACGACGCGAAGCGGTACCCCGCGTACCCCGCGAGCCACGCGTATCCCCGACCGCCTGTGTGCCGAGGCCGTAGAGCTCGCGCGGGAGGCCGCCGAGGAGGCGGCCGCCCCCGGGATCGTCGGCGCGCACGTCGAGGTGGTCGCCGAGGGTGACCGGGTCGTCACCCACTACTTCGAGTCCAAGGAACCGGGCTACCGGGGCTGGCGCTGGGCGGTGACGGTCACCCGCGCCTCCCGCGCCAAGAACGTCACGCTCGACGAAACCGTCCTGCTGCCCGGCTCCGACGCGCTCCTGGCCCCCGAGTGGGTGCCGTGGAGCGAGCGGCTCCGCCCCGGCGACATGGGCCCCGGCGACCTGCTGCCGACCGAGGCGGACGACCTGCGCCTGGAGCCCGGCTACTCGGGCGAGGACGCGCCGCCGCCGAACTCCGTGGTGTCGGAGGAGCTGGCCGACCACCTCGACGTCGAGGACGCCGAGATCGTCGCCCGCACCCCTTCGCGGGGCGCGATCGCCGCGGTCGCCGAGGAGCTCGGCATGCGCCGGGCCAGGGTGCTCTCGCGGTACGGGCTCCACCTGGCCGCGGACCGCTGGGAGGAGTCCTTCGGCGCCCGCACCCCGATGGCCCAGGCGGCCCCGGCCACCTGCGAGTCCTGCGCCTTCCTGGTGCCGCTGGCGGGCTCCCTCAAGCAGACCTTCGGCATCTGCGCCAACGAGTTCGCCCCGGCGGACGGGCGGGTCGTGTCCCTCTCGTACGGCTGCGGGGGCCACTCTGAGGCCGCGATCATGCCGAAGCCGCCGCGGCCGGCGCCGCCGGTGCTGGACTCGATGGGGGCGGACGCCTTCCCCCTCCGCCCGGCGAAGGACTCCGGCTCCACGACGGAACCCGACGCGACCTCGGACGACCTGGGCCACTCGTAA
- a CDS encoding cold-shock protein, which yields MPTGKVKWFNSEKGFGFLSRDDGGDVFVHSSVLPAGVDALKPGQRVEFGVVAGQRGDQALSVTILDPTPSVAAAQRRKPDELASIVQDLTTLLENITPMLERGRYPDKTQGAKIAGLLRAVADQLDV from the coding sequence GTGCCTACCGGCAAGGTCAAATGGTTCAACAGCGAGAAGGGCTTCGGCTTTCTCTCCCGCGACGACGGCGGCGACGTCTTCGTCCACTCGTCGGTGCTCCCTGCCGGAGTCGACGCACTGAAGCCGGGGCAGCGGGTCGAGTTCGGAGTCGTCGCAGGCCAGCGCGGCGACCAGGCACTGTCCGTCACGATCCTCGACCCGACGCCGTCCGTCGCCGCGGCGCAGCGCCGTAAGCCCGACGAACTGGCGTCCATCGTGCAGGACCTGACGACTCTCCTGGAGAACATCACGCCGATGCTGGAGCGCGGCCGCTACCCCGACAAGACGCAGGGCGCCAAGATCGCGGGCCTGCTGCGCGCCGTCGCGGACCAGCTGGACGTCTGA
- a CDS encoding MFS transporter, which produces MAAARSPARSEDHAGPLRRAGRKVGRALHLPFTGTAKGIRKATHAHGAGESGLGKLIELHAVNGAGDVMITVALASTVFFSVPTDEARGRVALYLAVTMAPFTLLAPVIGPLLDRIPHGRRAAMAGAMLTRAVLAIMMSAAVATGGIELYPAALGVLVASKAYGVVRSAVVPRLLPPNFSLVKANSRVTLAGLLATGIAAPIGAGLQVLGPPYPLYGACVLFLLGAFWALRMPPKVDSAKGERRAHLLTHGEKKPSLRTVGPSVLHGLEANAAQRMLSGFLIFFLAFLLREHPLSGQSAAVSLGIVGVAAGVGNACGTAMGSLLRDRGHGPEVIIATMISVVCATAIFTAIFFGGVMVAVLGAVAGLTQALSKLSLDALIQRDVPEVVRTSAFARSETALQMAWVVGGAIGIALPLNGTLGMAVAAGILATGALLAVRGLLAEARRRPGPKRRSKTRVA; this is translated from the coding sequence GTGGCAGCCGCACGGTCCCCCGCACGATCCGAAGATCATGCCGGACCGCTCCGCCGAGCGGGCCGGAAGGTCGGCCGTGCCCTGCACCTGCCGTTCACGGGGACCGCGAAGGGCATCCGCAAGGCCACCCACGCCCATGGCGCGGGCGAGTCGGGGCTCGGGAAGCTGATCGAGCTGCACGCGGTGAACGGTGCGGGCGACGTCATGATCACCGTCGCTCTCGCCTCCACGGTCTTCTTCTCGGTCCCCACCGACGAGGCCCGTGGCCGTGTCGCCCTCTACCTCGCCGTCACCATGGCCCCCTTCACGCTGCTCGCCCCGGTGATCGGTCCGCTTCTCGACCGCATCCCGCACGGGCGGCGGGCCGCGATGGCCGGGGCGATGCTGACCCGGGCGGTCCTCGCGATCATGATGTCGGCGGCGGTCGCCACCGGCGGGATCGAGCTGTATCCGGCGGCGCTGGGGGTCCTGGTGGCCTCGAAGGCGTACGGGGTGGTGCGCAGTGCCGTCGTGCCCCGGCTCCTGCCACCGAACTTCTCGCTGGTGAAGGCGAACTCCCGGGTCACCCTGGCCGGGCTGCTCGCGACCGGCATCGCCGCGCCGATCGGCGCGGGGCTCCAGGTGCTCGGACCTCCGTATCCGCTGTACGGCGCGTGCGTGCTGTTCCTGCTGGGGGCCTTCTGGGCGCTGCGGATGCCGCCCAAGGTGGATTCGGCGAAGGGTGAGCGGCGGGCGCATCTGCTGACGCACGGCGAGAAGAAGCCGAGTCTGCGGACGGTGGGGCCCTCGGTCCTGCACGGCCTGGAGGCGAACGCGGCGCAGCGGATGCTGTCGGGGTTCCTGATCTTCTTCCTGGCGTTCCTGCTGCGCGAGCATCCGCTTTCGGGGCAGAGCGCCGCCGTCTCGCTGGGGATCGTGGGCGTGGCGGCGGGCGTGGGCAACGCGTGCGGCACGGCGATGGGCTCGCTCCTGCGGGACCGGGGGCACGGCCCCGAGGTGATCATCGCCACGATGATCAGCGTGGTCTGCGCCACGGCGATCTTCACGGCGATCTTCTTCGGCGGGGTGATGGTGGCCGTTCTGGGCGCGGTCGCGGGCCTCACCCAGGCCCTGTCGAAACTGTCCCTGGACGCGTTGATCCAGCGGGACGTGCCGGAGGTCGTACGGACCTCGGCGTTCGCACGCTCGGAGACGGCGCTGCAGATGGCGTGGGTGGTGGGCGGCGCGATCGGCATCGCCCTGCCTCTGAACGGCACGCTGGGCATGGCCGTCGCGGCGGGAATCCTGGCCACGGGCGCGCTCCTGGCCGTACGGGGCCTGCTCGCGGAGGCCCGGCGGCGGCCGGGCCCGAAGAGGCGGTCGAAGACGCGGGTGGCCTAG
- a CDS encoding 1,4-dihydroxy-6-naphthoate synthase, which yields MTKLKIAYSPCPNDTFVFDAWAHGRVPDAPRLDVTFADIDITNGWAESGTDDHDVLKVSYAVLPWILDEYALLPCGGALGRGCGPLVLTREEATGADLAGKTVAVPSERSTAYLLFRLWAAEKVPGGVGNVVVMPFHEIMPAVRDGKVDAGLVIHEARFTYENYGLHRLADMGEHWESTTGLPIPLGAIVARRSLGAETLRRLADAARTSVRMAWDDPAATRPYVMEHAQEMDPKVADQHIGLYVNEFTADLGEHGYAAVRGLLTRAAAEGLVPPLGPDSLAFP from the coding sequence GTGACCAAGCTGAAGATCGCCTACTCGCCCTGCCCGAACGACACGTTCGTCTTCGACGCCTGGGCGCACGGCCGTGTCCCGGACGCCCCCCGGCTCGACGTGACCTTCGCCGACATCGACATCACCAACGGCTGGGCCGAGAGCGGCACCGACGACCACGACGTCCTCAAGGTGTCGTACGCCGTGCTCCCCTGGATCCTCGACGAGTACGCGCTGCTGCCCTGCGGCGGCGCCCTCGGCCGCGGCTGCGGGCCGCTCGTCCTCACCCGGGAGGAGGCGACCGGCGCCGACCTCGCCGGGAAGACGGTCGCGGTGCCGAGCGAGCGCTCCACCGCGTACCTGCTGTTCCGGCTCTGGGCGGCCGAGAAGGTGCCGGGCGGGGTCGGGAACGTCGTCGTGATGCCGTTCCACGAGATCATGCCCGCCGTGCGCGACGGCAAGGTCGACGCGGGGCTCGTCATCCACGAGGCCCGCTTCACGTACGAGAACTACGGGCTGCACCGTCTCGCCGACATGGGCGAGCACTGGGAGTCCACGACCGGCCTGCCGATCCCGCTCGGGGCGATCGTCGCCCGCCGCTCCCTCGGCGCGGAGACCCTGCGGCGGCTCGCCGACGCGGCCCGCACCTCGGTGCGGATGGCCTGGGACGACCCGGCGGCCACGCGCCCGTACGTCATGGAGCACGCACAGGAGATGGACCCGAAGGTCGCCGACCAGCACATCGGGCTCTACGTGAACGAGTTCACGGCCGACCTCGGCGAGCACGGGTACGCGGCGGTCCGCGGGCTGCTCACCCGCGCCGCGGCCGAGGGGCTCGTACCGCCCCTCGGCCCGGACTCGCTCGCCTTCCCCTAG
- a CDS encoding sacsin N-terminal ATP-binding-like domain-containing protein, whose translation MESDVSVSVRTTTDGTDPFGTARLRRGVLDAWGASPARFREDANAEEDLALGGYRDRLVVELAQNAADAAHRAGVPGRLRLTLHPADHEGPALLAAANTGAPLDATGAESLSTLRASAKREQQAHGAVGRFGVGFAAVLAVTDEPAVLGRHGGVRWSLAEARELAAESARYSPGLGDELRRRDGHVPLLRLPLPAEGTAPDGYDTVVVLPLRDAAARDLAERLLASVDDALLLTLPGLAEIVVETPEGVRTLRRSEDDGYVQIVDSATGTHRWRSVSHSGPLDAELLKDRPVEERLRPHWTVTWAVPVDPEGAPRHPRTTPVVHAPTPTDEPLGIPALLIASLPLDTARRHPAPGRLTDFLVQRAADAYAELLAEWQPVTTATLDLVPGRLGKGPLDGALREAILDRLPRVAFLAPAAPTEELPALRPIEAEVAEGAGADTVEVLAEVFPTLLPAGLERRPELRTLGVGRVPLTEAIDRLAGVDRAPTWWWRLYDSLAGVDPDRLSGLPVPLAETAEGARIRTAVGPRQVLLPQDRTPAELTRLGLKVAHPEAAHPLLEKLGALPATPRAVLTTPQVRAAVAASLDAGEIWDEDADTLDADELVETVLALVRDAELDPGEEPWLGALALPDEDGELSPAGELVMPGSAFAAVMREDELAYVDAELAARWGEQPLAACGVLATFALVRATDLLLDPDEVEPREGDYPEPDDAGLLDAVDVWCEDVLDRLPETPVPPVATEIVAVRDLDLVDDDAWPQALALLAQPPLRDALTQPVRILLPDGTTETVRSYTAWWLRDHPVLDGRRPAGLRAAGTDPLLTGLYDSADATGFEDEQVLRALGVRTSVAALLDEPGGAAELLTRLADPSREVTDAQLHALYTALADLDPEQVTLPDELRAVVDGEVVVVDAAEAMVADAPDLLPLAGGVPLLPVSPARAADLAELFQVRRLSEAVEAEVATVGEEHEVPDSVRILLGPTTPTTYVEHEELRAADTELDWRRTADGVVHASTLEGVAAGLAWSAGQWPRRFEVAALLEDPSRTAELERDRWFD comes from the coding sequence GTGGAGTCAGACGTGAGCGTCAGCGTCCGGACGACGACCGACGGAACCGATCCCTTCGGCACCGCCCGGCTGCGGCGGGGTGTGCTCGACGCCTGGGGCGCGTCCCCCGCCCGCTTCCGGGAGGACGCCAACGCCGAGGAGGACCTCGCCCTCGGCGGATACCGCGACCGCCTCGTCGTCGAACTCGCCCAGAACGCCGCCGACGCCGCCCACCGTGCCGGCGTCCCCGGCCGCCTCAGGCTCACCCTCCACCCCGCGGACCACGAGGGCCCCGCCCTCCTCGCCGCCGCCAACACCGGCGCCCCGCTGGACGCCACCGGCGCCGAGTCCCTGTCGACCCTCCGCGCCTCCGCGAAGCGCGAGCAGCAGGCGCACGGCGCGGTCGGCCGGTTCGGCGTCGGATTCGCCGCCGTCCTCGCCGTCACCGACGAGCCCGCCGTCCTCGGCCGCCACGGCGGCGTCCGCTGGTCCCTCGCCGAGGCCCGGGAACTCGCCGCCGAGTCCGCCCGGTACAGCCCCGGCCTCGGCGACGAACTGCGCCGCCGCGACGGCCACGTACCCCTCCTCCGGCTCCCGCTGCCCGCCGAGGGCACCGCCCCCGACGGCTACGACACCGTCGTCGTCCTCCCGCTCCGCGACGCCGCCGCCCGCGACCTCGCCGAGCGGCTCCTCGCCTCCGTCGACGACGCGCTCCTCCTCACTCTTCCGGGGCTCGCGGAGATCGTCGTGGAGACCCCCGAAGGGGTACGAACCCTCCGCCGTTCCGAGGACGACGGATACGTGCAGATCGTCGACTCCGCCACCGGCACCCACCGCTGGCGGAGCGTCTCCCACAGCGGCCCCCTCGACGCCGAACTCCTCAAGGACCGACCGGTCGAGGAGCGCCTGCGCCCCCACTGGACCGTCACCTGGGCCGTACCCGTGGACCCGGAGGGAGCCCCGCGCCACCCGCGTACGACCCCGGTCGTGCACGCCCCCACCCCCACCGACGAACCCCTCGGCATCCCCGCGCTCCTCATCGCCTCCCTGCCCCTGGACACCGCGCGGCGGCACCCGGCGCCCGGCCGGCTCACCGACTTCCTGGTGCAGCGCGCGGCCGACGCGTACGCCGAACTCCTCGCCGAGTGGCAGCCGGTGACCACCGCCACGCTCGACCTCGTCCCCGGCCGGCTCGGCAAGGGCCCCCTTGACGGGGCCCTGCGCGAGGCGATCCTGGACCGGCTGCCGAGGGTCGCGTTCCTGGCGCCCGCCGCCCCCACCGAGGAACTCCCCGCACTCCGCCCGATCGAGGCCGAGGTCGCGGAGGGCGCGGGCGCGGACACCGTCGAGGTCCTCGCCGAGGTGTTCCCGACGCTCCTCCCCGCCGGCCTGGAGCGCCGCCCGGAGCTCCGCACCCTCGGCGTCGGCCGCGTTCCCCTGACCGAGGCGATCGACCGCCTCGCCGGGGTGGACCGCGCGCCGACCTGGTGGTGGCGCCTGTACGACTCCCTCGCCGGCGTCGACCCGGACCGCCTGTCGGGCCTCCCGGTGCCGCTGGCGGAAACCGCCGAGGGGGCCCGGATCCGTACGGCGGTCGGCCCCCGCCAGGTCCTCCTGCCGCAGGACAGGACCCCCGCCGAGCTGACGCGGCTCGGACTCAAGGTCGCCCACCCCGAGGCGGCCCACCCGCTCCTGGAGAAGCTGGGTGCCCTGCCCGCCACGCCCCGCGCGGTCCTGACGACCCCGCAGGTACGGGCGGCGGTCGCGGCCTCCCTCGACGCGGGCGAGATCTGGGACGAGGACGCGGACACCCTGGACGCCGACGAACTCGTCGAGACCGTCCTCGCCCTGGTCCGTGACGCGGAACTCGACCCGGGCGAGGAGCCCTGGCTGGGCGCGCTCGCACTGCCGGACGAGGACGGCGAACTCTCCCCGGCGGGCGAGCTGGTGATGCCGGGCTCGGCGTTCGCCGCCGTCATGCGCGAGGACGAACTGGCCTACGTCGACGCCGAACTGGCCGCCCGCTGGGGCGAACAGCCGCTGGCCGCCTGCGGTGTGCTCGCGACCTTCGCCCTGGTCCGCGCCACCGACCTCCTGCTCGACCCGGACGAGGTCGAGCCGCGCGAGGGCGACTACCCGGAGCCGGACGACGCGGGGCTCCTGGACGCGGTCGACGTGTGGTGCGAGGACGTACTGGACCGGCTGCCGGAGACACCGGTGCCGCCGGTGGCGACGGAGATCGTGGCCGTACGGGACCTGGACCTGGTCGACGACGACGCCTGGCCGCAGGCGCTGGCGCTGCTCGCGCAGCCGCCGCTGCGGGACGCCCTCACCCAGCCCGTACGGATCCTCCTGCCGGACGGCACGACGGAGACGGTCCGCTCGTACACGGCGTGGTGGCTCCGCGACCACCCGGTCCTGGACGGCCGCCGCCCGGCAGGCCTGCGGGCGGCGGGCACGGACCCGCTCCTGACCGGCCTCTACGACTCCGCCGACGCGACCGGCTTCGAGGACGAGCAGGTCCTGAGGGCGCTGGGAGTCCGCACGTCGGTGGCGGCGCTGCTGGACGAGCCGGGCGGGGCGGCGGAACTCCTGACGCGCCTGGCGGACCCGTCGCGGGAGGTCACGGACGCCCAGCTGCACGCGCTGTACACGGCACTGGCCGACCTGGACCCGGAGCAGGTGACGCTGCCGGACGAACTGCGCGCGGTGGTGGACGGCGAGGTGGTCGTGGTGGACGCGGCGGAGGCGATGGTGGCGGACGCGCCGGACCTGCTGCCGCTGGCGGGCGGGGTGCCGCTGCTGCCCGTGTCGCCGGCGCGGGCGGCGGACCTGGCGGAGCTGTTCCAGGTCAGGCGGCTGAGCGAGGCGGTGGAGGCGGAGGTGGCGACGGTGGGCGAGGAGCACGAGGTGCCGGACTCCGTGCGGATCCTGCTGGGCCCGACGACGCCGACCACGTACGTCGAGCACGAGGAACTCAGGGCGGCGGACACGGAACTCGACTGGCGCCGGACGGCGGACGGCGTGGTTCACGCCTCGACGCTGGAGGGCGTGGCGGCGGGCCTGGCCTGGTCGGCGGGCCAGTGGCCGCGCCGGTTCGAGGTGGCGGCCCTGCTGGAGGACCCGTCGAGGACGGCGGAACTGGAGCGGGACCGCTGGTTCGACTGA